TCAGGATACTTCTCGGTCGCGAGGAGCGCCATTTCCCGTGCCTGCATCTGGTCCCAACGATTGAGTCGTTGCTGATTGAACAGAATCGACTGACTGTGCGCGGAAAAGATGCAGCCGCTGGTGATGAGAAGAATGCCGGCGAGAGTGACGCGGGGATCGCTGGTGGGGATCAGCACTGAAACAGCCGCTGCCAGAGCGAAGGGGACGGCGATCAGGGTACGGGGAACGGGCCACCAGGTCACCGTGACAGCGATCGGAATGAGCGCTGCGACGGTGGCGGCAATCAGAACAACGACTGCCAGCCAGGCTGAACCCTTGGCCATCCCCAGGCGGGCCACCAACAGGACAATGAAGCCGGCGGCTGCGAGTGCTTTTGCGGGCCATGCGGCAACAGTTTCGGATTGTGCCCAGAGAACGGTAAGCAAGTGCGTCAGCTCGGTCCAGCGCTGGGACAGCAGCTCCACGGGAATCAGCTCCGAACGCCCCGTTGCTGGAACACTAGCCGTGACGAGCACCAGCTTGGCCACGAGCATGTTGCAGAGGATCAGCACAATGCCCGCCACTGCGGCGTGGACAGGCGGCGCGAGCCAGCCTTGTCTCCGCAGGAATCCCAGGCCGAGGCCTGGCGGAAGCCCGTGCTGGAGGCGGCGGACGTGCACACACAGCACGGCAATCGACAGGAAGCAGACTGCAAGCTGGTTGAACCCCATGACCAGAGTGGCCACCAGGACACTGGCAATGAGATGGGAGACCCTCACCGTTCCTGCCCCGAGCGCGCCCCGGTACAGCCGGAGTGCCAGCCACATGCCGAGGAAAGTCAGCGACATCGGCAGCGCAGCCTGGCGATAGGAAACGTACTCCGTATAGTAGGGATGGGCGCCCAGTAGGGCGCCGAGGCCGATGGCGATGGTGGCCGTGCCCTTGGGCGGAAGATCAAGCGCATCCCTGAAGAACAAACCGCTGAACACTGCTGTCGCGGCCAGTCCGATGGTGGAGAAGCTCGACATTGTCAGGTTGCAGGCATGCAGGATCACATCCATCAGTGCGCTGCCGTAGCGTCCCTGGGAGATGAAGAATCCGGCAAGGCTATTGTCCCCGGCCGCCCGGACGATCGCATAGTCATCCAAAGAGTAGCCCGGCATGAAACCTACGAGTTTCGATGCCAGGAAAAACGCATAGTAGGCAAGCAGGAACAGCGTCCCTGCCCGCAGTTGGCCAACAACCGGTGGCAGGGTGTGTTGTCCTTCGTCCAGCATCGGGCTGGAGTGCGCAGTGGTGCTCTCGTGCGCCATCGTCAGGTGCCTTGCGCGATCGTGGCATCCGCTGCTGCCAGGACCTGATCCAGCTGCTGCTCCAGGCCAAGCCAGAGCGGCATGCGTACCAGGCGGTTGCTGATGTCGTCGGTTACTTCCATCGTTCCAGCCACGCGACCCAGGCGGTCTCCGGCGGGAGAGGAGTGCAGTGGGATGTAATGGAAGACCGTTTGCACTCCGCGCTCGCGCATTCCTGCGATGAAAGCAGTGCGCGCCTCCAGGCTTGGTAGCAGCAGGTAGTACATGTGTGCGTTGTGCGTGCACTCGGCCGGAATGATCGGGCGACGCAGTTGCCCCGCAGCTTCGTAGGGCTCGGCCCACGCGTCGTAGCGGTCCCAGATGGCAAGCCGGCGGGCAGTGATTTCTTCGGCATCATCCAGCTGGGCATTCAGGAATGCCGCGATGATTTCGCCGGGAAGATAGGATGAGCCCACGTCGACCCACGTGTACTTGTCGACCTGTCCGCGGAAGAAGCGGCTCCGATTGGTACCTTTCTCGCGGATGATCTCCGCACGCTCGCCGAAGGCGGCGTCACGGCACAGTAGAGCGCCGCCTTCGCCGGAAATGACATTCTTCGTTTCGTGGAAACTGAACGCGCCAAGTTGGCCAATCGTCCCCAACGCATGTCCCTTGTAGCTGGACATGATGCCCTGGGCGGCGTCCTCAACAACATTCAGTCCGTGTCGTTGCGCGATCTCAATGATCGTATCCATTTCACACGCCACGCCCGCATAGTGGACTACACAGATGGCGCGGGTACGCGGAGTAATCGCCGCTTCGATCAGGGCCTCGTCGATGTTGAGAGTGTCGCTCCGTATGTCGACGAATACCGGCACCGCACCACGCAGTGCGAAGGCGTTTGCCGTCGACACGAACGTGAAGGAGGGCATGATCACCTCATCACCGGGTTCCAGATCCAACAGAAGAGCGGCCATTTCCAGTGCTGCAGTGCACGAGTGGGTGAGCAGAGCACTCGCAGCGCCCGTGCGTTCCCGCATCCACTGGTGGCATTTCTTTGTAAATGGACCGTCTCCCGAAAGATGGCCATTGGCGTGCGCCTGGCCGATCATGGGAAGTTCCTTGCCGGTCATGAACGGGCGATTGAACGGAATCATGAGGTCTCTTTGGTGTGAGCAGTTGATATCAGCCTTGGCTGATGATGATCAGGCCGGCGACAACGGTCGCCAGGCCGACCGCCTTTGATAGGGTAAAAGCTTCGCCAAACAGCGGAATGGCCGCAACGCAGACGATCAGGAAGTTCAGTGCCATGAATGGATAGGCACGACTAAGTTCCAGTCGCGAAACCGCCAGCATCCAGCAAAGGGATGCAGCGAACGCCGCGACAAAGGCGGAAATCACCCAAGGCTGAAGGAGCAACTGGATGACAGGAGGGAGTTTGCCCAGCCACCCGGCCGTCGTTGCCTGGTACGAACTCGCCTGCCATTTGATGACGAGCTGACCATAGCTGGTCAGCACAATCGTTGCGGCGACCATGAACCAAGGAAAGAAAGGAGTTACGGGGTTCACGGCCTGCTCCGTTGTGCAGCCAGGCGGCGGTCGATATGGAACGTATCGTACGCTCTCGCCAGCAACAGCCCGGCACGCGCCCATTGTCGCTGCACGGTGTAATTCCAGATCTGGGTGGAGATACTCAGGCGCACCAGGCCAGCTTCTGCATAGTGGTGCAGCAGGTGGCGCAGCAGCGTGCCGTAGTGACCTCGTCGCTCGAAAGCGGGGTGGACTGCATTGAGTACGATCTCCACGCCACCGTCCTGGACATCGCAGGTAGCGAAACCAGCGGCATCGTCGCCGTCGAACACCAGCCAGGTATCGCTGGTTGTGTCGGACGGGTCGGCACGGCTTTGGGCCCACTCGATGTATCCGTCCAGAATCTGTGCAGCGGGCAATAGCGGATTGGCCGCATAGTGGGCCCGATAGTTCTGGAAGCCTGCGGAGGCGATGCCGCGAATTGCCTCAAGGTCGCTCAGTTGCGCGCGGCGAACATTGGGAGCCGCGTTTCCCGCAGAAGCTGGCAGCCGCACTTCATAGTAGACAAGGGTGTCAGCGTGGAGCAGTACTTCGCCCTGCTGGATCAGCGCATTGGGGACCTCGTTGCTGCCCGCCGGAAAGCGGGCAATGATGAGGTCGGCCGGGGAGGCGATAATGGCCTCGACCATGGGCGCCGCAGGCGTATCGATCCCGAGGTTCGCGCGCTCGACGTGGATCGCAAATCGATTCGAGTCCAAGGGCGAGTAGTTGAGCAAGGTCTGTTCAGGCATTGTCGTTGCTCCAAGAGTCACGCCAGATCAGGTACTGCGGGCGTCTCTTGGTCTCGTTGTGCATGCGACCGACATAAAGGCCGACCACCCCAATGCTGGCCATGAGGAAGCTTCCCACCAGCCAGACCGAAGCCAGGATACTGGTGAATCCGGCGACTCGAACATCGCCCATGAGGTAGCGGTACACGGCAAATGCTGCAACGCATAGGCCCACGCCAGCGAGTGCGAAAGAAGCGGACATGACCAGTCTCAGCGGCTTGTCCGAGAATGAAAGGGCGATCCGGGTCGCCATCTGCAGCAGCTTGCTCAGCGTGTAGCCGCTCTTGCCCACGGCGCGCTCCCCGTGTACCACGGGGGTACGAACCGTCCGAAAGCCCGTCCATCTGGCAAGCAGAGGAAGGAATCTGTCCGTTTCCGGCATCGCATTCATCGCGTCGATGACTTTGCGGCTGTAGGCGCCGAAGTTGGCGGTGCTTGGATCGTAATTGGTATCGGTCAACCAGCCCAAAGTACGGTAGAAGGTGCGCGAGCCTGCCTGCTTGAACCAGGTGTCCTGACGTTCGATGCGTTGTCCGAGGACGATCTCGACATCTTCCTTAAG
This portion of the Stenotrophomonas sp. WZN-1 genome encodes:
- a CDS encoding glucosyltransferase domain-containing protein — translated: MAHESTTAHSSPMLDEGQHTLPPVVGQLRAGTLFLLAYYAFFLASKLVGFMPGYSLDDYAIVRAAGDNSLAGFFISQGRYGSALMDVILHACNLTMSSFSTIGLAATAVFSGLFFRDALDLPPKGTATIAIGLGALLGAHPYYTEYVSYRQAALPMSLTFLGMWLALRLYRGALGAGTVRVSHLIASVLVATLVMGFNQLAVCFLSIAVLCVHVRRLQHGLPPGLGLGFLRRQGWLAPPVHAAVAGIVLILCNMLVAKLVLVTASVPATGRSELIPVELLSQRWTELTHLLTVLWAQSETVAAWPAKALAAAGFIVLLVARLGMAKGSAWLAVVVLIAATVAALIPIAVTVTWWPVPRTLIAVPFALAAAVSVLIPTSDPRVTLAGILLITSGCIFSAHSQSILFNQQRLNRWDQMQAREMALLATEKYPEAASKLAIVGPTWSHEIAQSIAQGDMNISALGVDWALDPLFDEATGRDQNVRLAPEFSGLCSTSAKYPAPSSLHKQGDEVVICMH
- the rffA gene encoding dTDP-4-amino-4,6-dideoxygalactose transaminase; protein product: MIPFNRPFMTGKELPMIGQAHANGHLSGDGPFTKKCHQWMRERTGAASALLTHSCTAALEMAALLLDLEPGDEVIMPSFTFVSTANAFALRGAVPVFVDIRSDTLNIDEALIEAAITPRTRAICVVHYAGVACEMDTIIEIAQRHGLNVVEDAAQGIMSSYKGHALGTIGQLGAFSFHETKNVISGEGGALLCRDAAFGERAEIIREKGTNRSRFFRGQVDKYTWVDVGSSYLPGEIIAAFLNAQLDDAEEITARRLAIWDRYDAWAEPYEAAGQLRRPIIPAECTHNAHMYYLLLPSLEARTAFIAGMRERGVQTVFHYIPLHSSPAGDRLGRVAGTMEVTDDISNRLVRMPLWLGLEQQLDQVLAAADATIAQGT
- a CDS encoding GNAT family N-acetyltransferase, coding for MPEQTLLNYSPLDSNRFAIHVERANLGIDTPAAPMVEAIIASPADLIIARFPAGSNEVPNALIQQGEVLLHADTLVYYEVRLPASAGNAAPNVRRAQLSDLEAIRGIASAGFQNYRAHYAANPLLPAAQILDGYIEWAQSRADPSDTTSDTWLVFDGDDAAGFATCDVQDGGVEIVLNAVHPAFERRGHYGTLLRHLLHHYAEAGLVRLSISTQIWNYTVQRQWARAGLLLARAYDTFHIDRRLAAQRSRP
- a CDS encoding glycosyltransferase family 2 protein; the protein is MSKTVLNQAPSRDFSFVPDVSVVIPVYGCSSCLEELTERVLAAVKNESRTVEIIFVDDNSPDQAWERILELSQLHAEVRGLKLSRNFGQHAAISAGIARARGRAMIVMDCDLQDIPEEIPTLLAELKEDVEIVLGQRIERQDTWFKQAGSRTFYRTLGWLTDTNYDPSTANFGAYSRKVIDAMNAMPETDRFLPLLARWTGFRTVRTPVVHGERAVGKSGYTLSKLLQMATRIALSFSDKPLRLVMSASFALAGVGLCVAAFAVYRYLMGDVRVAGFTSILASVWLVGSFLMASIGVVGLYVGRMHNETKRRPQYLIWRDSWSNDNA